In Rhizorhabdus phycosphaerae, the genomic stretch GAATTCGGGCCGCATTCGGTGCTGCTCGACTTCTCGGTGGACGCGCTCAACCCCGGCATCACCTATCTTGGCCGCGCCCTGCGCGAGGAGGGCGAGATCGCGCCCGACGTGGTGACCGTGGCCGACGTGCCCGACCAGGCGCTGCTCTCTCGCCTGACCGAACATTATGCGGAGATACTGGCGAACCGCGCGCCGGTCGGCTTCGAGGCCGACTATATCAACGGACGCGGCCAGCCGATCCTCTATCGCGGCATTTTGATGCCCTATTCGTCCGACGGCAGCCGGATCGACATGATCCACGGCGTCGTCAACTGGAAGGAAGCGGCTGGCGCGAACCTGCCTGCGGATATCGTGCAGGCGGTGACCACCGCCTTCGCGGGCCCGGCCCAGCCGGCAAGCGATGTCGTCGCGCAGGACGACGACGACCAGGATTCGCCGGCCTTCACCGACCTGGACCAGCCGGCCCTGGCCGAGTTGGTTCAGGACGCGCAGGAGCTGGCACAGGAAGCGGTCGCCTGCGAGGGCCGCACGCGCAACGCGCTCTATCGTGCGCTGTCGCTCGCCTATGACGTCGCGCTTGCGGCCGAGGCGGAGCCGGCCGCGTTCGAGGCGATGATCGCCGAGGCGGGGATCGTGCCGCAGGCGCGCGCGCCGATGACCCCGGTCGTCAAGCTGGTCTTCGGACGCGACTATGATCGCAAGCGGGTGACCGAGTTCGCCGCCGTCCTGACCCATGCCCACCGCCTGTGTCTCGCGCCGGGCTCGCTCCAGGGCTGGCTGTCCGGCGTCGAAGGCGGGATCAAGGCGGTGGTCGCGGCAGAGCGGGGCGAACGCCGTCCTGCGCTGAAGGTCGATCGCGCCCTGTCGGCACGCATGCTGCTCGGCAGTGCACCTGCCCGTGCGGTCGTCGATCTGGGCGAGGTCGACAGCGACATCGTGCTGCTGATCGCGCGCCGCGAGGCGGACGGAAGGCTCGCAATCGTCGCCCGGCCGATCGGCGAAAAGACGCTGGTCGACAAGGCGCTGCAACGCTCCGCCTTCTGACGCACAACCTCAGCGACCGGCGAGACTCTCCAGCGCTGTGCTGACCTGCGCGCGCATCTCCGGATCGCGCGTCACCTCGAGCATGGCGCTGAGACTTTCGCGCGCACTATCGACCTGCCCGGCCGACAGCTGAAAACGGGCGAGATCCCACCAGCCCTGACCGTGCGACGGTGCGACGGTCGCGATCCGTTCCTGGACCGACAGCGCGCGCGCCAGATCCTTGCCCTGCTCGGCGCGGATCACCTGGTTGGTCAGCAGGCGGACGAGCGTCAGACGGTTGGATAAGGGCGCCATATTCTGCGCGTCGATCGTAGCACCCGGCCCGAGAGCCTGCCGGATCAGGCGGACGACGGTGTCGCGGCTGACCAGCGCGCCTTCGTGAAAGGGATCGACCACGACGGCGCCCTCGTCGGCGCCGAGCCGGACCATGACATGGGCGGGGGTGTTGAGCGCATGCGCCGACCAGCCGAGCCGGCGCGCCTGTGCGACATAGAGAATCGAGAGCGCGATCGGCAGGCCCATGCGGCGGTCGAGCACGCGGATCAGATCGGCGTTGACCGGCGCATCATAGCTGTTGCGGTCGCCGGTAAAGCCGTGGCGGACGGCGAAGACCTCCGCCAACACTCCCGCCTGCGCCATCACATCGCCCTCCGCCGCCGCGATGCCGCGCAGGTCGCTCTCGATCGCGTCGAGCAGATCGACATAAGGGGCGAGATCGAGGCCCGGATGGTCGAGCGCACTCAGTTCGAGCGCGGCGAGGTCCAGCCTTATGTCCTCGTCGTCGAGCAGCCCCAGATGGGCAATGGCATCGATCATCCCGCAGATATCCCCTTCCCTCTCGCCTCGACAGGGATCGCGGTGCGATAGACCACGGGCCGCAGGGCAAAGCTCGACGTCACCTGTGACACGCCCGCGATGCGGGTCAACTTCTGCCGCAGGAAAATCTCGAACGCAGCGAGCGAGGCGACGAGTACGCGCAGCTGATAATCGCTTTCGCCGGTCATCAGATAACACTCCATCACTTCCGGAAAGCCCGACACCGCCTCCTCGAAGGCGGCAAGGTGGCGATCATCCTGTCCATCGAGCCGCACGCGCACAAAGGCGCTGACGTGCAGGCCGAGTGCGGCGGGATCGACGAGCCCGACATAGCCGGAGATCACCCCCATATCCTCGAGCTGGCGAACGCGACGCAGGCAGGGGCTGGGCGACAGGCCGACGCGCGACGCAAGCTCATGATTGGTAATGCGCCCGTCGGTCTGCAGTTCCGCCAATATCCGTCGATCTATCGCATCCAAAGCGCTGTCTGGCATAACCTACCCTCAAACAATAATTCCGAGCAATATTCTGCCACCAACCTAGGCACATCCCACCGCATTCGCAAGAATTGGCGCGGCGCTTTCGATTATCCTGCTTCGGGCCGGCCGTCCGGCAGCGCAGGGAGCATGCCGATGCAGCACGACGTAAAGCCGCAGGACCCCGACACCGTTGCCGCGCTAGAGGCGCTGGAGGGCAGGCTGCGCTGGCTGTCGAGCTGGACGATCCACAATGCCAATCATCTGCGCGACAGCCGCGACGGGCTGAAGGTCGGCGGACATCAGGCATCCTGCGCGTCGATGACCGCGATCATGTCGGCGCTCTATTTCCATGCGCTGCGCCCGCAGGACCGCGTCGCGGTGAAGCCCCATGCCGGGCCGGTGCTCCACGCCATCCACTATCTTCTGGGCAATCAGAGCCTTGACCAGTTGCAGCGCTTCCGCGCGCTGGGCGGCGCGCAGAGCTATCCGAGCCGGACCAAGGACAAGATCCCGGTCGATTTCTCGACCGGTTCGGTGGGCCTGGGCGTCGCGATCACCGCCTTTGCCAGCCTGGTGCAGGATTATCTGATCGCCCATGGACAGCTCGACGAGGCCGATGCCGGGCGCATGATCGCGCTGATGGGCGATGCCGAGCTCGACGAGGGCAATATCTACGAAGCGCTGATCGAGGGCTATAAGCACGACATCCGTAACTGCTGGTGGATCGTCGACTATAACCGACAATCGCTCGATGCGACGACGGCGGACCGCATGTTTGGCCGCTTCGACGACATCTTCCGCACCTGCGGCTGGCGCGTGCTCACGCTCAAACATGGGCGGCTCCAGCGCGAGACATTCCGCAGGCCCGGTGGACAGGCGATCGCCGACTGGATCGACAATTGCCCGAACGCCGAGTTCGCCGCGCTGACCTATCAGGGCGGGGCAGCCTGGCGCGAGCGGCTTACCCGCGATCTCGCCGGGCAGGACGAGGCGCTGGCGCTGATCGCCAGCTTCGACGACGCAGGTCTCGCCGCGCTGATGACCAATCTGGGCGGGCATTGCATCGAAACGCTGCTCGATGCCTTCGCGCGCGCAGACGACGACCGGCCGACCTTATTCATCGCCTATACGGTCAAGGGCTATGGCCTGCCCTTCGCGGGCCACAAGGACAACCATGCCGGGCTGATGAACCCGACCCAGATCGACGGCCTACGCCAGTCGATGGGGATCGCGGAGGGCGAGGAATGGTCGCCCTATGCCGGGCTCGGCGATAATGTCGAGGCGGTCGTGCGCCGCTTCGTGGCCGCCTCCCCCCTCGCCGTCCGCCCTGCCCCCGCAAAGGCGCCATCGATTCCGGTGCCGGCGGTGCTGCCGGTGCCCGAGGGTGACGAGCAATCGACCCAGGCGGCCTTCGGCCGCATCCTGCTCGACCTCGCCAAATCCGGTCATCCTCTGGCCGACCGCATCGTCACGACATCGCCCGACGTGACCGTGTCGACCAACCTCGGCGCCTTCGTGAACCAGCGCGGGCTGTTCCGGCGGCAGGAGCTCAAGGACGTCTTCCAGGCGGCACGAATCCCGTCGGCGCAGAAGTGGACCGGCCATGGCGCGGGCCAGCATATCGAACTGGGCATCGCCGAACATAATCTGTTTCTGATGCTCGCCGCGCTCGGCCTGTCCGGCCCGACCTTCGGCACGCGGCTGATCCCGATCGGCACCGTCTATGACCCGTTCATCGCGCGCGGCCTCGATGCGCTGAACTATGGCTGCTACCAGGATGCGCGCTTCCTGCTGGTGGCGACCCCCTCGGGCGTCACGCTCGGGCCGGAGGGCGGCGCGCACCAATCGATCAATACCCCCCTGATCGGCATCGGCCAGCCCGGCCTAACCTATTTCGAGCCGGCCTGGGTCGACGAGCTGGCGCTCATGATGCGCTGGGCGTTCGAACATCTCCAGGCCGACGATGGCGGATCGGTCTATCTGCGCCTCACCACGCGCAGCATCGCGCAGGTCGCGCGCGAAGATGACGCATGGCAGGCCGATGCGCTGAAGGGCGCCTATTGGCTGCGACGACCGGCGCCCGGTGCCGAGGCCGCGATCGCCTTCACCGGGGCGATTGCACCCGAGGCGCTGGCGGCCTGGGAGACGCTGAACGAGGACATAGCGGGTCTCGGCCTGCTCGCCGTGACCTCGCCAGACCTGCTGCATCGCGACTGGTCGTCCAGCCGCGCCGCGCGCTGGCGGGGTGCGCCGTCGCAGACGTCCCACGTCACCCGGCTGCTGAGCGACCTCGCTCCGGGTGCGGGACTGGTAACGGTGATCGACGGCAGCCCCTCGGCCCTCTCCTGGCTGGGTGGCGTGCGAGGACACAGGACGAGCCCGCTTGGTCTCGACCGCTTCGGCCAGACGGGCGACCTGCCCGATCTCTATGCGACCTATCGGCTCGACCGGGATGCGATCGTTGAAGCGGCAGCGGAGCTATTTCTGCGCGACTAGAGAATTTTCAAATTGATCGGATGCGGTGGATGGCTCGGAAAAAGCGGCATCGAGAACATAGAGCGTTTTCACCCATGGTGACAGTGCTCCAGAGGACAGGCTACGCCACGCCGAGTGTCGTGCGATCGACCTCGGCCGGCGCTATGGGGCGCCCGTAATAATAGCCCTGCGCATAGGCACAGCCCATCTCGCGCAGGCGTGCGGCGCCGTCTGCCGTCTCGATTCCCTCGGCGATCACGCAGACGCCCAAGGCGCGTGCGAGGCCCAGCACCGCATCGACGATGCAGGCGCATTCTGTCGATTCGAGGAAGCGGCCGGCAAAGCTGCGATCGATCTTGATCCGGTCGAAGCTGAGCAGCAGCAGATGCGACAGCGAGGAATAGCCCGTCCCGAAATCATCGAGCGATAGCCGGAAGCCGGCCGCCTTAAGCGCGCGCAAATTGGCCAGAACGGCAGGCGCCTTGCCGAGCGCCGCAGTCTCGGTGATTTCGATCTCGATCCGGCGGGGATCGACGCCGTGAAGCCGCGCGAGATCGGCCACGCGTGCTGCGAGCCCGTCGCGGCGGAGCTGCATCGGCGAGAGATTCACCGCCACGCCGATGTCGGCCGGCAGCGACGCGGCAAACTGCAGCGCCTGCGTCATCAACGCTATCCCCATGGCGTGGATCTGACCGGTCTTCTCGGCGACGGTGACGAACTCGTCGGGCGACACCGCGCCCAGACTGGGATGCGACCAGCGCGCCAGAGCCTCGAACGCCACGACATGCTCGTCGGACAAGCGGACGATCGGCTGATAGTGCAGGATGATATCGCCCTGGCGGATGGCACCGTCGAGCTCGCGCTCGATCAGCTGGCGCCGCTGTATCCGTGCGTGGAGCGCCTGATCGAACAGGCGATAGGTTCCCCGCCCGCTCCGCTTCGCCTCGGCCAACGCGGAATCGACATGGGCCAGCCAATCCTCGGCGGCCGGCTCAGGACCATCGCCGCCCGCAAACAGGGCCACGCCGATCGATGCGCCGACCGACAGCCGCTCCTCCTGGACGTCGATCGGCTGCGCAACCTCGCGCAGCAGGCGCTCGGCGAGTTGCTCGGGCAGGTCGTCGTCCCCGGGCGACAGCGGGACGACGACGGCGAACTGGTCGCCGCCGAGCCGCGCGATGAAGTCCTGGTCCCGCACCACCGAGCGGATGCGCTGGCCCACGACCCACAGCAGCGCGTCCCCCGCCTGATGCCCATAGGCATCGTTGATCGTCCGGAACCCGTCGAGGTCGACGATAAGCGCGGCATGGGCCCCGTCCCGTCCGCCCACGCGCCCGAGCGCCAGTTCCTGAAGATGCCGGCTGAAGGCCGCACGGTTGTACAGGCCGGTCAGCGCGTCGCGATCGGCGAGATAGCGCACCTCGTCCTGCCGGCGTTGCTCCACCCTCCGTTCGAGGGTCCGGTCCAGCGCATATTTGACGATCTTCGCCGGCAGCCCCGCCGCATCGGGAATCGGGCTGTAGAAGGCATCGATCCACAGCTCGCGACCGTCCTTGCCGAAACGGCGCAGCTGCGACGTCTGACACCGGCCATGGCGAAGCGCCGACCAGAACTGGCGATATTCGTCGGTGCCGGCATAGGCGGCGCTGACAAACATGGCGTGATAGCGGCCCACCAGTTCGGAGAGCTCATAGCCGAAGGCGGCCAGAAAATTCTCGTTGGCGGTCAGTATCCGTCCGTCGAGGTCGAATTCCGCCACCATCATCGTGCGCCGCAGGGCGGCGATCTCGTTGCGTGACTGGGCCGCGGCGTCGCTCTCCGCCGTGACGTCGAAACCCGCAAGGATCAGATATTGGCCGCCCGATGGATGCGGTTCGCAAAGGCGATAGTCGCCACGCAGCAGGATGAGTCCGCCATCGCGCCGCCGCCCCCGGATCGTACCGGAGGCGTCTTCGTCTTCTGCGGCGGCGGCCCAGATCGCGGCGAAGTCGGCATTGCCCGATTCCCCGGTCATGACGAAGTCGGCAAACGGCTTGTCCAGCGCATCCTCGCGCTGATAGCCGAACAGCGACAGGAAATGGTCGCTGGCCTCTTCCAGACGACCGTCCGCATCGAACCGCGCGAGCGCAAGCGTTTCGGGCAATGAGGCGCTCGCGAAAGCATCGAGAGCAGCCGCGAGGCCGTTGCCGTCGACCGGAAAATCGGAGAAAGCGTAACTCATCCGATGGACCGGATGCCGCTGCTAGAAAAGAGCATCGTCGAACAGCGCATCGTCGTCGTCACCGCCCGCCGCCGCGCCGGAAACGGGCGCCGCGGAGAAACTCACCGCCTCACCGATACGGAACTGATCGTGGATGCGCCGTTCGCTCGCCATCGTGTAGGTGCGGGCGATCTCGTCGAGCACGATCCGGGCCGGATGGTCGACATCGGGCGGGAGCGCGGCTTCCGTCTTCACCTCTGCCGCGAGCGTGGTCGCAATGCCTTCGATGATTCCGCCCAGGTCCAGCCCGGCTTCCAGTTCATCGGTGGTCTGGCGTAGCATCGCCAATATGCCATTGGCTTCGTTCGTCGCGTTGTTCATCGCCTGCTCGGTGCGACGGGCGCCCTCGCGGATGGCGTCGAGCGAGCGGGTCAACTCGTCGCCCGCCCCTGCGCCCGCCGCCTCGGAGCGGTCGCGCATGCGCAGCGAGATCATGTTCAGCTCGTCCGCCGACTTGGTGATGCCACAGATGGTGGTGTCGAGCTTTTCGGAATAGCCGCGAATCTCGTTCGAGATCACCGTCACTGCCTTGCCTATGGCCTCCACCCGCCTGCACCGCAGGCCGATGTTGATCGCCATCTGCTGCACGTCGAGCCGGAGGTCACGAATTGCGACAACGCGGGTCGAAAGATCGGAGACGGTGGCGATGATGATCTTCAGCGTTTCGTCCGCCTGCCGGTCCGCGCAGTGGAGCTGCGCGAGCATGGCCGCCGCGTCGGCGATGCCGGACTCGAGCCGGCGTAGGAATATCTGCCCGCCGTCCCCGCTGCCGCCATGATCCTTGAGCGCCAGCAATCGGCCCGCCTGGGGCCCCAGCGCGCGCAGCGATCCGATAACGACCTCGGTCTCGCGGCGGAAATCCGCAGCGGTGTCGAACAGCTGCGCCACGAGCATCGCCAGCACATGATGACGGGTCTGCGTCCCGATTTCGGCCGCACAATCCGGCCCCGCCAGAAAGGCTTCGAGCAAGGTGCAGCCAGTCAGGACATGTTCCAGCCGCTGCCGTGCGATATCGCCGATCTGGATCGCGCCCAGCACTGCCGCGACGTTGCCCTGGATCGAGCGGGCGATCTGACCGGTCGCATCGGCAAGCTTGGCCAGCTGCGCCTGGTGATCGCGCAGGTCGCTCGCGTCCTGCAGCAGGCGTTCGGGCACCTGCGGGACGACGCGCGCACATTCGGAGGCGAGCTGCCGGTCGGTGCGCTCCATCCCGGCAAGGCTCACCTCGAGCTGCTCGAGCTTGATGCCGAAGCCATCGGCCTCGAGCTTGCCGTCGTGAAGCTGCTGCCGCATCACGTCCGCGAACTCGACGAAGTCGGGTGCGCCGGACGCGGCGATCTTGACGTTCATGCTGTAGATCTGGAGCACTTCCAGGGTCCGCTGCACATCGTCGACATATTTGCGCAAGGTCGAGGATGCGGTGCGGATGAGCGATACTTCCGCCGCCCGGTCGGCAACCTGCGCCGACACGTCGAACAGCCTGCGCGCCGCGCGCGTCAGATTGTCGACCGCCGCCGCCGCGTCCCCGCGCTCGAAAACGGTACCGACCTCGTTCAGTGACGCAACCACCTTGTCGATGGACTCGACCGCTGCGGCGAGCGTCGTCCCCACCTGCAGGAAGCGGGCGTCCAGGCTGGTAACGATCCGCGACAGCTCGTCCTGCGATGCAAAGACCTGGCCCGGCCAGGGTTGCTCGATGGAGAGGATCTCGTGCTGCATCCAATCTTCTCCTTAGCGTGCCGTCGCGTGCAGCAATTCGCGGGCGATGGCGCCGAGCGGGATGACCTTGTCCACCGCGTTGCGCGCAATCGCTTCCTTGGGCATGCCGAAGACGATCGACGTCGCCTCGTCCTGCGCGAAGGTGCGGGCGCCACCCTGTTTCATCTCGAGCATGCCGCGGGCGCCATCGTCGCCCATGCCGGTCATGATGATGCCGACCGCATTCGATCCCGCGCAGCGCGCCGCCGAGCGGAACAGGACGTCGACCGACGGACGGTGCCGCGAGACGAGCGGCCCGTCGCGGACGGAAACGAGATAGCGGGCGCCCTGGCGTTCGAGCATCGTGTGCCGGCCGCCGGGCGCGATCAGGACGTGGCCGCGCATGACGGTGTCGCCATCCTCGGCTTCCTTGACGCTCACCTCGCACAAGCCGTCGAGCCGCTTGGCGAAGGCGCGGGTGAAATTCTCGGGCATGTGCTGCACGACGACGATACCCGGCGAATTGGCGGGCAGCGCCTCAAGCACCTCGCGCAGCGCCTCGGTTCCCCCGGTCGACGCACCGATGCAGACCACCATCTCGGTGGTGCGGCTCATCGCCTTGCCGCTGGGCGGCGGCAGAACCGCATCGGCGGTGAGCTTGGCTTGAGGCTCGATCCTGGAGGGCGTGGAGGTGCTGACGCGCCGTCCCTTGACGCGAGCCCGCGCGGCACCCTTGACGGTCTCGCGGATCATCATCCGCGCTTCGGACAGGTGATCGGCCACGCCCAGGCGCGGCTTGAGGATCACGTCGACCGCGCCCGCCGCCATGGCTTCGAGCAGGGTCTCGGAGCCTTCCTCGGTCAGCGAGGAGCACATCACTACCGGAATCGGACATTGCTGCATCAGCTTGCGCAGGAAGGTGATGCCATCCATGCGTGGCATTTCGACGTCCAGCGTGATGACGTCCGGCAGCTCGGTCTGCAGGTAGCGGGCCGCTGCGAAAGGATCGGCAGCGGTGGCGATCACCTCCAGTTCGGGGTCCTCCTCCAGGATCGTCTTCATCGTCTGGCGGACGCTGGCGCTGTCGTCGATCACGAGGACACGGGTCTTGGCTTTAAGCATGCTCAGTTCCTCCGGAACACCGTGTTCGCAACCGCCGTCACGGGCAGATTCATGCCCGCGATCGACTCCGAATGGCCCAGCATCAGATAGCCGCCGGGCCGGAGCTTGGCGCAGAGCCTGCTGACGACCTTCTGCTGGGTAGGCTTGTCGAAATAGATGAGGACGTTGCGACAGAAGACGATGTCGACAGGCTCTCCGATCGGATAATGATCGTCCATCAGGTTGAGCCGGCCGAACGCCACCTTCGAGCGAAGTCCCGGGCTGATCCTGACGTCGCGCCGCTCGGGCGAGCGCGGGCGCAGGATGTAGCGGCGATGCAATTCCGGCGGTACCGGAGCAAGCAGCTCGGCCGGATAGATTCCCTTGACCGCTGTCGAAAGGACCTCGGTATCGAGGTCCGTCGCCAGGATCTGATAGTCGGGTCCGCCATTTTTCTGGGCGAAGTCGTCGAGAACCATCGCGATGGTGTAGGGTTCGGCCCCGGTCGAACAGGCGGCACTCCAGACACGGATCCGGCGCTGCCCCTCCCGTTTATAGTGCGGCAGGACGGTCTCCTGCAGATAATCGAAGTGTCGCGGCTCGCGGAAGAAATCGGTCTTGTTGGTCGTCACCGCGTTGATCAGGTGGACGAGTTCTTCGTCCGACACCCCGTCCCCCAGGACATGCTCGCAATATGCGTCGAGGCTGGCCATGCCCAGCGCCCGCACGCGACGGCGCAGGCGTCCTTCGACCATGGTCAGCTTGGATTCGGGCATCCGGATCCCGCTCTGACCATAGATGAAGGCTGCGAGCTTCTTGAAATTGCGAGGGCTGATGCCGTCGCCGAGCACGGCGGAGGCGGGGGTGGCTGGCACGTCAGAAACTCCGTTCGATCGAATTCATGCGGCGGACGGACAGCGCGAGGCCGAGCCCGTCCGTCGATGCGGCATGACGTCCCCTCGTCATGCGACCCTGGCCACGTCCTGCGCGGCGTTCACGCTCTCGTCGGTCGTGAAGATGTGCGCCACGTCGACGATCACGACGAAGCCCGCTTCCTCGCGGATCACGCCGGTGATGTAGTCCGACCGCCAGCCGATGCCGATGTCGGGCGCCTTTTCGATCCGGTCGGTCGGAAAGGCGCTGACACCCAGCACGCGATCGATCACCACGCCCAGCGACAGCGTCCGGTCCGCCAGCGGAATGTCGAGGATGATGATCCGCGTCGCCAGCGTGGGCTCGGCGGATGCCAGTCCCATTCGCAACCGGAAATCGACCGTCGGCACGCCCTGCCCGCGCACGTCGGTCAGGCCGACGAAATGGGCAGGGCCATTCGGCACGTGGAAGGGCTCGCGATAGTCGAGGATCTCGCGGACCAGTGCCACCGGCACCGCGAAGACCTCATCATCGAGACCGAAGGTTACGACCTGTATTTCGCTCATACTCATGCCGCAGCTCCAAATTCGATATCCTCGGCGTCTGCGCCGCCATTGGTCATGTCCAACGCGAACCCCCGTGCACGCGCCTGCTGGTCGGCGACCGAATTGCGCTTGGCGCGCTGCACCGGCTTGGCCACGAACCTGGCTGCGGCAGGGCGCGCCGAGGATCGTGCGCTGGCCGCGCGAACCGCCCCGCTCTGCTCGACGCGGAAGAAGGCGATGCTGGCCTGGAGCTCCTCGGCCTGCGCCGCAAGCTGCTCGGAGGTCGACGAAATCTGCTCGGAGGCGCCGGCATTCTGCTGAGTCACCTTGTCGAGCTGCTGGATCGCCTCGTTGATCTGCGAGGCGCCGATGTCCTGCTCGCGGCACGCGGCGCTGATCTCGGAGACAAGCTCGGCGGTCCGACGGATGTCGGGCACCAGCCGGGTGAGCATCTCGCCCGCATCGGCTGCAGCCTTGACCGTATCGGACGACACGGCGACGATCTCGGAGGCTGCCGCCTGGCTGCGCTCGGCCAGCTTGCGCACCTCGGAAGCAACCACCGCGAAGCCCTTGCCATGTTCGCCGGCACGGGCCGCCTCGACCGCTGCGTTCAGCGCGAGCAGGTCGGTCTGGCGGGCGATCTCCTGCACGATGCCGATCTTCTCGGCGATCGTGCGCATCGCGCCGACGGCCTTGTCCACCGCTACGCCGGAAGCCTCGGCATCCTTCGACGACTGACGTGCGATCTTCTCGGTCTGCGCCGCGTTGTCGGCGTTCTGCTTGATGTTCGCAGCCATCTCTTCCATTGAGGCCGACGCCTCCTCGGCCGACGCCGCCTGCTCGGTGGCGCCCTGCGACACCTGCTCCGAGCTCGCCGCCAGTTCCTGGCTGCCCGCCGACACATTCTCGGAAGCGGCCGTCGCATCGGATACGACGCTGCGTAGACGCTCGATCATCATGTTGACGGTATCGACCAGATCCTTGATCTCGTCGTTCGAGCGAACCTTCGCCTGGTTGATGAGATCGCCTGCAGCGACGGCGTCGAGCGCCGCACCGACTGTCTTCAAACCACGCGACAGCGTCATCGATATCCAGATCGCGCCAGCGAGCGCCGCCAGCAGGGCGAAGGCGATCGTCGCGATCATGATGTTGCGGCCGGCAACATAGGTGGCATTGGCGTTTTCCTCGGCCTCCTTCATCTGGCGCATGTTGAGATCGAGCACGCGAGTGATCGTCTGCTCCATGCTTTCGACCGCCTTGCGTCCCGCCGTCATGGAAAGCACGCCCGCCTGTTGCTTATCGCCTTCGAGGCTGAGCTGGCGGATGCGCTCGTCGACTTCCTTGAGAGCCTGCCACTGCGAGCCGATGTCGAGCCAGAGAGGGCGCCCCTCTTCGCTGGCGCCGGCGATGCCTTCGTCGATCATCTGCTTGATCTTTGCAGAGGTCTCGATCGCCTGAAGATCGAATTTCTTGGTTTCTTCCGGCGTACCGGCAAGGATCTCGTTCTTTTCGCGGCGAATGAGGCGGTTCATCTCGATCGCGATGCTGCGAACGCGGGTGAGGCGCGCCACCGGTCCCGCGATGACCGCCGACGTGTTCGAATTCAACCCGCTCATCTTCGTGATCGCCACGGCACCCATGGCCATGAGAACCAGTATCAGAACCGCGAAAGTCGCCCCCAATTTGAACTTGATCGTTGCACGCATCTGCCTGTCTCCTTGGCCCGAAGCCGAGCCGAAATTCCGTTAGTCCTCTCCCCCTGCCTCACCCTTCCGGCAGGACCTTCCGGATCCGCGGTTGCCGCCACAGAACCAATTCCGTTCACTTCTCGTCAGGCGACCTGCCCGAACTCTGCATCGTCGTCGTCGGCGCCCCCGGTGGTCAGGTCGAGGGCGAAGCCCTTCACCCGCGCCTGCTGATCGGCGACGGAATTAGGCTTTGCCTTGCGCACAGACTTGGCAGCAGCCTTCGGGGTGACCTTCGCCACTGCAGGTCGGGACGAACGCGAACCACCGCGCGCATCGACGCGGAAATAGGCGATGCTGGCCTGGAGCTCCTCGGCCTGCGCCGCGAGTTCTTCAGAGGTCGACGAGATCTGCTCGGACGCGCCGGCATTCTGCTGGGTCACCTTGTCGAGCTGCTGGATCGCCTCGTTGATCTGCGAGGCGCCGATGTCCTGCTCGCGGCACGCGGCGCTGATTTCGGAGACAAGCTCGGCGGTCCGACGGATGTCGGGCACCAGCCGGGTGAGCATCTCGCCCGCATCGGCTGCAGCCTTGACCGTGTCGGACGACACGGCGACGATCTCGGA encodes the following:
- a CDS encoding SirB1 family protein, encoding MIDAIAHLGLLDDEDIRLDLAALELSALDHPGLDLAPYVDLLDAIESDLRGIAAAEGDVMAQAGVLAEVFAVRHGFTGDRNSYDAPVNADLIRVLDRRMGLPIALSILYVAQARRLGWSAHALNTPAHVMVRLGADEGAVVVDPFHEGALVSRDTVVRLIRQALGPGATIDAQNMAPLSNRLTLVRLLTNQVIRAEQGKDLARALSVQERIATVAPSHGQGWWDLARFQLSAGQVDSARESLSAMLEVTRDPEMRAQVSTALESLAGR
- a CDS encoding Lrp/AsnC family transcriptional regulator is translated as MPDSALDAIDRRILAELQTDGRITNHELASRVGLSPSPCLRRVRQLEDMGVISGYVGLVDPAALGLHVSAFVRVRLDGQDDRHLAAFEEAVSGFPEVMECYLMTGESDYQLRVLVASLAAFEIFLRQKLTRIAGVSQVTSSFALRPVVYRTAIPVEARGKGISAG
- a CDS encoding transketolase — its product is MQHDVKPQDPDTVAALEALEGRLRWLSSWTIHNANHLRDSRDGLKVGGHQASCASMTAIMSALYFHALRPQDRVAVKPHAGPVLHAIHYLLGNQSLDQLQRFRALGGAQSYPSRTKDKIPVDFSTGSVGLGVAITAFASLVQDYLIAHGQLDEADAGRMIALMGDAELDEGNIYEALIEGYKHDIRNCWWIVDYNRQSLDATTADRMFGRFDDIFRTCGWRVLTLKHGRLQRETFRRPGGQAIADWIDNCPNAEFAALTYQGGAAWRERLTRDLAGQDEALALIASFDDAGLAALMTNLGGHCIETLLDAFARADDDRPTLFIAYTVKGYGLPFAGHKDNHAGLMNPTQIDGLRQSMGIAEGEEWSPYAGLGDNVEAVVRRFVAASPLAVRPAPAKAPSIPVPAVLPVPEGDEQSTQAAFGRILLDLAKSGHPLADRIVTTSPDVTVSTNLGAFVNQRGLFRRQELKDVFQAARIPSAQKWTGHGAGQHIELGIAEHNLFLMLAALGLSGPTFGTRLIPIGTVYDPFIARGLDALNYGCYQDARFLLVATPSGVTLGPEGGAHQSINTPLIGIGQPGLTYFEPAWVDELALMMRWAFEHLQADDGGSVYLRLTTRSIAQVAREDDAWQADALKGAYWLRRPAPGAEAAIAFTGAIAPEALAAWETLNEDIAGLGLLAVTSPDLLHRDWSSSRAARWRGAPSQTSHVTRLLSDLAPGAGLVTVIDGSPSALSWLGGVRGHRTSPLGLDRFGQTGDLPDLYATYRLDRDAIVEAAAELFLRD
- a CDS encoding EAL domain-containing protein — protein: MSYAFSDFPVDGNGLAAALDAFASASLPETLALARFDADGRLEEASDHFLSLFGYQREDALDKPFADFVMTGESGNADFAAIWAAAAEDEDASGTIRGRRRDGGLILLRGDYRLCEPHPSGGQYLILAGFDVTAESDAAAQSRNEIAALRRTMMVAEFDLDGRILTANENFLAAFGYELSELVGRYHAMFVSAAYAGTDEYRQFWSALRHGRCQTSQLRRFGKDGRELWIDAFYSPIPDAAGLPAKIVKYALDRTLERRVEQRRQDEVRYLADRDALTGLYNRAAFSRHLQELALGRVGGRDGAHAALIVDLDGFRTINDAYGHQAGDALLWVVGQRIRSVVRDQDFIARLGGDQFAVVVPLSPGDDDLPEQLAERLLREVAQPIDVQEERLSVGASIGVALFAGGDGPEPAAEDWLAHVDSALAEAKRSGRGTYRLFDQALHARIQRRQLIERELDGAIRQGDIILHYQPIVRLSDEHVVAFEALARWSHPSLGAVSPDEFVTVAEKTGQIHAMGIALMTQALQFAASLPADIGVAVNLSPMQLRRDGLAARVADLARLHGVDPRRIEIEITETAALGKAPAVLANLRALKAAGFRLSLDDFGTGYSSLSHLLLLSFDRIKIDRSFAGRFLESTECACIVDAVLGLARALGVCVIAEGIETADGAARLREMGCAYAQGYYYGRPIAPAEVDRTTLGVA
- a CDS encoding protein-glutamate methylesterase/protein-glutamine glutaminase; translation: MLKAKTRVLVIDDSASVRQTMKTILEEDPELEVIATAADPFAAARYLQTELPDVITLDVEMPRMDGITFLRKLMQQCPIPVVMCSSLTEEGSETLLEAMAAGAVDVILKPRLGVADHLSEARMMIRETVKGAARARVKGRRVSTSTPSRIEPQAKLTADAVLPPPSGKAMSRTTEMVVCIGASTGGTEALREVLEALPANSPGIVVVQHMPENFTRAFAKRLDGLCEVSVKEAEDGDTVMRGHVLIAPGGRHTMLERQGARYLVSVRDGPLVSRHRPSVDVLFRSAARCAGSNAVGIIMTGMGDDGARGMLEMKQGGARTFAQDEATSIVFGMPKEAIARNAVDKVIPLGAIARELLHATAR